The following coding sequences lie in one Oceanicola sp. 502str15 genomic window:
- a CDS encoding shikimate dehydrogenase encodes MAHELTINGETAFFPIIGHPIGQVKSPEALSRIMAERGFNGMVIPIHILPDALPGWLSQVASVQNCPGFIATVPFKTGCIAFCTRLTRRAEAAGAVNIVIRSGDDWLGDATDGLGYMDGIAAEGFDVAGKRALLVGTGGAGSAIAREILVRGAAELALHDIDSNRRDALIDRLNAEFPGKVRGGSNDPRGFDLVANATPLGMREDDPLPVQVDLLTADQFVSDVVTRPAVPPLIAAARATGCATMSGSGMFAAQAVLLAELLMGKRPVED; translated from the coding sequence ATGGCGCATGAGCTGACGATCAACGGCGAAACCGCCTTTTTCCCGATCATCGGCCACCCGATCGGGCAGGTGAAATCGCCCGAGGCGCTGAGCCGGATCATGGCGGAGCGCGGTTTCAACGGCATGGTCATCCCGATTCATATCCTGCCGGATGCTCTGCCCGGCTGGCTCTCTCAGGTTGCCTCGGTGCAAAACTGCCCGGGCTTCATCGCCACGGTGCCGTTCAAGACCGGCTGCATCGCGTTCTGCACCCGCCTCACCCGGCGGGCCGAGGCGGCGGGCGCGGTGAACATCGTGATCCGCAGCGGCGACGACTGGTTGGGCGATGCGACCGACGGGCTGGGCTACATGGACGGGATCGCCGCCGAGGGCTTTGACGTGGCGGGCAAGCGCGCGCTGCTGGTCGGCACCGGCGGGGCGGGCTCTGCCATCGCCCGCGAGATCCTGGTGCGCGGGGCCGCCGAGCTTGCGCTGCACGATATCGACAGCAATCGCCGTGACGCGCTGATCGACCGGCTGAACGCCGAGTTCCCCGGAAAGGTTCGCGGCGGCAGCAACGATCCGCGCGGCTTCGATCTGGTCGCAAATGCCACCCCGCTCGGGATGCGCGAGGACGACCCGTTGCCGGTGCAGGTGGATTTGCTCACCGCCGATCAATTCGTTTCGGACGTGGTGACGAGGCCGGCCGTGCCGCCGCTCATCGCCGCCGCGCGCGCGACCGGCTGCGCCACCATGTCGGGGTCGGGCATGTTTGCCGCCCAGGCCGTTCTGCTGGCGGAACTTCTGATGGGGAAGCGCCCCGTTGAGGACTGA
- a CDS encoding FAD-dependent oxidoreductase, translating into MAPSPHTTLDCDVLVIGSGAAGLATAVTAAHFGLRVVVAEKAPVLGGTTAWSGGWLWIPRNPLARAAGIDEPIEKPLEYLRSELGNRSSDPRLRVFLENGPEMVDFFQKNTAVAWVDGNGVPDFHETPGAAKGGRSVAAAPYDGRALGEWIKKLRPPLGVASLWGMGIGGMADMNEFFRATRRPASALYATRRITRHLRDLALHRRGMQLRNGNALVARLLRSALDLGVTFVESAPAQRLLSEDGRVVGAMLDTPDGPVKVRAARGAVLATGGFPHDPVRLDALASAAGGAAGHHSAAPKGNTGDGLSLGESAGGKLDGTLEWNVALAPVSRVPNGNGGFDTFPHLIERAKPGIIAVTPRGRRFVSEADSYHGFTRAMIEATPSGQAPRCWLIADHRAQRRWGLGWSKPFPFPVGPAVRNGYLKRGRTLADLARACNIPAEVLAETVANFNRHAVQGRDPDFHRGESIYNRIQGDPDHGPNTSLAPLEKGPFYAVEILPGSLGTFGGLATDTRARVLDGMGEPLCGLYAVGSDMASIMGGNYPAGGINLGPGMTFGYIAGRDLAGQPVTSLDAGSQGGAAEVNIKEMTT; encoded by the coding sequence ATGGCTCCATCTCCCCATACCACCCTCGACTGCGATGTGCTGGTCATCGGATCCGGTGCGGCCGGCCTGGCAACCGCAGTGACGGCCGCGCACTTCGGGCTGCGCGTGGTGGTGGCGGAAAAGGCCCCGGTGCTGGGCGGCACCACGGCCTGGTCCGGGGGTTGGCTTTGGATTCCGCGCAACCCTCTCGCCCGTGCGGCAGGCATCGACGAGCCGATCGAAAAGCCGCTGGAATATCTCCGCTCCGAGTTGGGCAATCGCTCGAGCGACCCCCGCCTGCGGGTGTTCCTCGAGAACGGCCCGGAGATGGTGGATTTCTTCCAGAAGAACACGGCCGTGGCCTGGGTCGACGGAAACGGGGTGCCCGACTTTCATGAAACGCCCGGCGCGGCGAAGGGCGGGCGATCTGTTGCGGCTGCGCCTTATGACGGGCGGGCCTTGGGCGAGTGGATCAAGAAGCTGCGCCCACCGCTCGGCGTGGCCAGTCTTTGGGGCATGGGCATCGGCGGCATGGCGGACATGAACGAGTTCTTCCGCGCCACCCGGCGGCCCGCTTCGGCTCTTTACGCCACCCGGAGGATCACCCGCCACCTCCGCGATCTCGCACTGCACCGGCGGGGCATGCAGCTTCGCAACGGCAACGCACTCGTTGCCCGCCTTCTCCGCTCCGCGCTCGACCTCGGCGTAACCTTCGTCGAGAGCGCTCCGGCACAGCGGCTCCTGAGCGAGGATGGCCGTGTGGTGGGCGCGATGCTCGACACGCCGGACGGCCCGGTTAAGGTTCGTGCCGCGCGGGGAGCGGTGCTGGCCACGGGCGGTTTCCCGCATGACCCGGTCCGGCTGGACGCGCTGGCGTCCGCTGCCGGCGGCGCGGCAGGGCATCACTCTGCCGCTCCCAAGGGCAACACGGGCGATGGGCTGAGCCTTGGCGAATCTGCCGGCGGAAAACTTGACGGCACGCTGGAGTGGAACGTTGCGCTCGCCCCTGTGTCGCGTGTTCCGAACGGGAATGGCGGCTTCGACACCTTCCCGCACCTGATCGAACGCGCAAAGCCCGGCATCATCGCCGTGACCCCGCGGGGGCGGCGGTTTGTTTCGGAGGCCGACAGCTACCACGGGTTCACCCGGGCAATGATCGAGGCAACCCCAAGCGGACAAGCGCCGCGGTGCTGGCTGATCGCGGATCACAGGGCGCAACGGCGCTGGGGGCTGGGATGGTCAAAGCCCTTTCCCTTCCCCGTCGGGCCGGCGGTGCGCAATGGCTACCTGAAACGCGGCCGCACGCTGGCCGACCTTGCGCGGGCCTGTAACATTCCCGCCGAGGTGCTGGCGGAGACCGTCGCCAACTTCAACCGCCACGCGGTTCAGGGGCGCGACCCCGATTTTCATCGCGGCGAGAGCATCTACAACCGGATTCAGGGCGACCCGGACCACGGGCCCAACACCTCGCTTGCGCCGCTGGAGAAGGGTCCGTTCTACGCGGTCGAGATCCTGCCCGGATCGCTGGGCACCTTCGGCGGTCTTGCCACCGATACCCGCGCCCGCGTGCTTGACGGCATGGGAGAGCCGCTCTGCGGGCTCTACGCCGTGGGCAGCGACATGGCGTCGATCATGGGCGGCAACTACCCGGCGGGGGGCATCAACCTCGGGCCGGGAATGACATTCGGATACATTGCTGGGCGCGATCTCGCGGGCCAGCCCGTTACCAGCCTCGATGCCGGCTCCCAAGGCGGAGCCGCAGAGGTCAATATCAAGGAGATGACGACATGA
- a CDS encoding ABC transporter substrate-binding protein — protein sequence MMKSLLGTASIALAMATAPALAEIKIGSIIELSGAGAAAGTNFHDGVKMGFEEVNAAGGILGEQVELLEYDSQTDPQVSRAMVQKAIDEGIYAITGTVFSSSTVVNMMVAQQAGIPQFTGSEAPTITAKGNPYIFRTTFGAQKGVPKMTRYMAEEMGVKKAAVVWANTEFGKGGHDAFVSEAETYGMEIVADIPTEQAQTDFSADVLKAKNSGADAIFVYVTEEESARFLKEAQKQSIGIPMVGETTLIGAKVIELAGDAANGAMGHVGLSADAGVPAIDEMVAKFVTKYDYTPDHNAIKGYTAAWTIKCVTEMIGEADSQALADKMHGLTLTVEECPGVLMDATWDDTGEMSRESFFVEVQDGKQTVKAILPPN from the coding sequence ATGATGAAATCCCTGCTTGGAACCGCCTCCATCGCGCTTGCGATGGCGACCGCTCCGGCCCTGGCCGAAATCAAGATTGGCTCGATCATCGAGCTTTCGGGCGCAGGCGCTGCGGCTGGCACCAACTTCCACGATGGCGTGAAGATGGGTTTCGAAGAGGTCAACGCGGCCGGTGGCATCCTCGGCGAGCAGGTCGAGCTGCTGGAGTACGACAGCCAGACCGACCCGCAGGTGAGCCGCGCCATGGTGCAGAAGGCGATCGACGAGGGCATCTATGCCATCACCGGCACGGTCTTCTCGTCATCCACAGTGGTCAACATGATGGTGGCCCAGCAGGCCGGCATTCCCCAGTTCACCGGCTCCGAGGCACCGACAATCACCGCCAAGGGCAACCCCTACATCTTCCGCACCACCTTCGGGGCTCAGAAGGGCGTGCCGAAGATGACCCGCTACATGGCGGAAGAAATGGGTGTGAAGAAGGCTGCCGTCGTCTGGGCGAACACCGAGTTCGGCAAGGGCGGTCATGATGCGTTTGTGTCCGAGGCCGAGACCTATGGCATGGAGATCGTGGCCGACATTCCGACCGAGCAGGCGCAGACCGACTTTTCGGCTGACGTTCTCAAGGCAAAGAACTCCGGCGCCGACGCGATCTTCGTCTACGTGACCGAGGAAGAAAGCGCCCGCTTTCTGAAGGAGGCACAGAAGCAGTCGATCGGGATTCCGATGGTGGGTGAAACCACGCTCATCGGGGCCAAGGTGATCGAACTGGCGGGCGATGCCGCCAATGGCGCGATGGGCCATGTCGGGCTTAGTGCTGATGCAGGCGTGCCGGCAATCGACGAGATGGTGGCGAAGTTCGTGACGAAATACGACTACACGCCCGACCACAACGCGATCAAAGGCTACACCGCTGCCTGGACGATCAAATGCGTCACCGAGATGATCGGTGAGGCCGACAGCCAGGCCCTGGCCGACAAGATGCATGGCCTCACGCTCACGGTGGAAGAATGCCCCGGGGTCCTGATGGACGCGACCTGGGACGACACCGGCGAGATGTCGCGCGAGAGCTTCTTCGTCGAGGTTCAGGACGGCAAGCAGACGGTAAAGGCGATCCTGCCGCCGAACTGA
- a CDS encoding Gfo/Idh/MocA family protein: MKICVIGSGAIGITHIETIARHEGFTLAGIADPAPGAGEIATRHGTSSHADHKSLIATEKPDGAIIAAPNALHLPIGRDFLEAGIPVLMEKPVANTVAEGMELAEISARTRTPVLVGHHRRHHRAIRKAKELIAEGTLGRLAKVSITYDLMKPPAYFDPEWRRTPGVGGPLLINAIHEIDLLRFTVGEIAEVMALSSSGIRGLAVEDTAAVIFRFESGALATLALSDTACGPWSWDLGSGDAPRFPKHDIVSHMFSGTEAGLTLPRLELWRHQGSREWTTRMAPEAVTYDHVDPFVAQLEHFAGVIAGQEAPVIDAREGSLNLAVMQAIAASIESGKLSRVADHVG, from the coding sequence ATGAAGATCTGCGTCATCGGAAGCGGGGCGATAGGTATCACCCACATCGAAACCATCGCCCGGCATGAGGGTTTCACGCTGGCCGGCATTGCGGACCCGGCACCGGGCGCGGGCGAGATTGCCACGCGCCACGGCACATCGAGCCATGCCGACCACAAGTCCCTGATCGCCACCGAAAAGCCCGATGGTGCCATCATTGCAGCGCCCAATGCGCTGCATCTGCCCATCGGGCGGGATTTTCTGGAGGCAGGCATCCCTGTGCTCATGGAAAAGCCGGTGGCCAACACGGTCGCGGAGGGCATGGAGCTGGCCGAAATCTCCGCGCGAACCCGCACGCCGGTGCTGGTCGGCCACCATCGTCGCCACCACCGCGCCATTCGCAAGGCAAAGGAGCTGATCGCCGAGGGCACGCTTGGGCGGCTGGCGAAGGTCTCGATCACCTATGACCTGATGAAGCCGCCCGCCTACTTCGATCCCGAGTGGCGCCGCACGCCCGGTGTTGGCGGGCCGCTGCTGATCAATGCAATCCACGAGATCGACCTGCTGCGATTTACCGTGGGAGAGATTGCCGAGGTCATGGCGCTTTCCTCTTCGGGCATCCGGGGGCTGGCCGTGGAGGATACCGCGGCGGTAATCTTCCGCTTCGAAAGCGGTGCCTTGGCAACCCTGGCGCTGTCAGACACCGCCTGCGGCCCCTGGAGCTGGGACCTCGGCTCGGGTGATGCGCCGCGGTTTCCAAAGCACGATATCGTTTCGCACATGTTCTCGGGCACGGAGGCGGGGCTGACGCTGCCGCGCCTGGAGCTCTGGCGACATCAGGGGTCGCGCGAGTGGACGACGCGGATGGCGCCGGAGGCGGTGACCTATGATCATGTCGACCCCTTCGTGGCGCAGTTGGAGCATTTTGCCGGCGTGATTGCCGGGCAGGAGGCGCCGGTGATCGACGCGCGCGAAGGCAGCCTGAACCTTGCCGTGATGCAGGCGATTGCCGCCTCCATCGAAAGTGGCAAGCTGAGCCGGGTGGCCGATCACGTGGGGTAA
- a CDS encoding sugar phosphate isomerase/epimerase, which translates to MTHPISLAFLTTFDVGPVEAVKTAAAAGYQMVGLRILPAAPGAEPDYPLLSDDSVLREVRAALDDTGVTVGDVEIIRLKPENDWDLFSRFTDRCAALSARHVLVAGDDPDTGRLTENYARFCQLAAPAGLTADLEFMPWTAVPDLKAAQAIVEAAGQDNGGVLIDALHFDRSDTTLNEIAALPPARINYAQFCDGAVPYDPSDEALIAVARGERLFPGEGGIDMLGLAKALPEGTTISVEVPHRKLATKIDPLGRASMAMAATQAILRAAGRA; encoded by the coding sequence ATGACACACCCGATCTCTCTTGCCTTCCTCACCACCTTCGACGTCGGTCCGGTGGAGGCGGTGAAAACCGCCGCCGCTGCGGGCTACCAGATGGTGGGACTGCGTATCCTGCCTGCCGCGCCCGGTGCCGAGCCCGACTATCCGCTGCTGTCAGATGACAGCGTGTTGCGGGAGGTGCGGGCGGCGCTCGACGATACCGGCGTGACGGTGGGCGATGTCGAGATCATCCGCCTCAAACCGGAGAACGATTGGGATCTCTTCTCCCGCTTCACCGACCGTTGCGCCGCGCTTTCGGCCCGGCATGTGCTGGTGGCGGGGGACGATCCGGACACCGGGCGCCTGACCGAGAACTATGCCCGCTTCTGCCAACTCGCCGCCCCGGCCGGGCTGACGGCGGATCTCGAGTTCATGCCTTGGACGGCGGTTCCCGACCTGAAGGCGGCGCAGGCCATTGTCGAAGCCGCCGGGCAGGACAATGGCGGGGTGCTGATCGACGCGCTGCATTTCGACCGCTCCGATACCACCTTGAACGAGATCGCTGCCCTGCCTCCCGCGCGGATCAACTACGCCCAGTTCTGCGATGGCGCGGTGCCCTATGACCCCAGCGACGAAGCTCTGATTGCTGTCGCCCGGGGAGAGCGGCTGTTTCCGGGCGAAGGTGGCATCGACATGCTCGGCCTCGCCAAGGCGCTGCCCGAGGGCACCACGATCAGCGTGGAGGTGCCGCACCGAAAGCTGGCGACCAAGATCGACCCGCTCGGCCGCGCCAGCATGGCGATGGCCGCGACGCAGGCGATCCTGCGCGCGGCAGGGAGGGCCTGA
- a CDS encoding NAD(P)-dependent oxidoreductase: MTRVLLTGGTGFIGQRVARKLAEQGVTPCLLDLPKALHAFSLPEGWEAVEGDVTDAASVASAMEAVDGVVHLAGIMTVDCAANPRRAFDINLLGSLHVFEAARARKLPVAYLSSAGVYGPEDADNPHPMSIYGVTKLAVEGIARVYEADHGVPSLGLRPYIVYGPGISSGIASGPSVALAASVKREPAVIRFSGRVGFVHVDDVARVLAAAMTGEMTGAGILTMAGDTREMDAFIAELKQQTGWDGITYDGPKMRIPETLANTPAPEWLGPQPVTTIEQGIASSLADLRGASA; encoded by the coding sequence ATGACCCGCGTGTTGCTGACCGGAGGCACCGGTTTCATCGGGCAGCGCGTGGCCCGCAAGCTGGCGGAGCAGGGTGTGACACCCTGCCTGCTGGATCTCCCGAAGGCACTGCACGCCTTCTCGCTTCCGGAAGGTTGGGAGGCTGTTGAGGGCGATGTGACCGATGCGGCCAGCGTGGCCTCGGCAATGGAAGCGGTCGATGGCGTCGTGCATCTCGCCGGGATCATGACGGTGGACTGTGCTGCCAATCCGCGGCGCGCCTTCGACATCAACCTGCTGGGCAGCCTGCACGTGTTCGAGGCCGCGCGCGCCCGCAAGCTGCCGGTTGCCTACCTCAGTAGTGCCGGGGTTTACGGCCCCGAAGATGCAGACAACCCGCATCCGATGAGCATCTACGGTGTCACCAAGCTGGCCGTGGAAGGCATTGCGCGGGTCTACGAGGCCGATCATGGCGTGCCGAGCCTCGGGCTGCGGCCCTACATCGTTTACGGGCCGGGCATCAGCAGCGGCATTGCCTCGGGCCCCTCGGTGGCCCTTGCGGCTTCAGTCAAGCGCGAGCCTGCGGTGATCCGGTTCTCGGGTCGGGTGGGGTTTGTTCATGTCGACGACGTCGCCCGCGTACTCGCCGCGGCCATGACGGGCGAAATGACCGGCGCCGGCATTCTGACCATGGCCGGAGACACCCGCGAGATGGATGCGTTCATTGCCGAGTTGAAGCAGCAGACTGGCTGGGATGGCATCACATATGATGGCCCGAAGATGCGGATTCCAGAGACGCTGGCCAACACGCCTGCGCCCGAATGGCTCGGGCCGCAACCCGTCACGACCATCGAGCAGGGCATTGCCAGTTCGCTCGCGGATCTGCGCGGCGCCTCGGCCTGA
- a CDS encoding NIPSNAP family protein, with the protein MSYYELATLDTVIFGAGAASPGIQEWIAGGSGTFLGAWGTDIGSLNRVFLLRGFDSLDEMMTERERALMSADPFGCTEQLVRLTMESYRALDFMPPVKPGAHGPVYEFRTYRTKINGIRELVEKWRDAVPGREEYSKLSAAFYGLDGEPRLTQIWPYESLAARAEARAASVKDGKWPPKDGPASLMPEMTSQIAMPLPFSPMT; encoded by the coding sequence ATGAGCTACTATGAGCTTGCCACGCTGGACACGGTGATTTTCGGGGCCGGGGCGGCATCGCCGGGCATTCAGGAGTGGATCGCTGGCGGCAGCGGCACCTTTCTCGGCGCATGGGGCACCGACATCGGATCGCTCAACCGTGTGTTTCTGCTGCGCGGCTTCGACAGCCTCGACGAGATGATGACCGAGCGCGAGCGTGCGCTGATGAGTGCCGATCCCTTCGGCTGCACCGAGCAGCTGGTCAGGCTCACAATGGAGAGCTACCGCGCGCTGGATTTCATGCCGCCGGTGAAGCCTGGTGCCCATGGCCCGGTTTACGAGTTCCGCACCTATCGCACCAAGATCAACGGCATTCGCGAGCTGGTCGAAAAGTGGCGCGATGCAGTGCCCGGGCGGGAGGAATACTCCAAGCTCAGTGCCGCGTTTTACGGGCTCGATGGCGAGCCGCGCCTCACCCAGATCTGGCCCTACGAGAGCCTTGCCGCCCGCGCCGAAGCCCGCGCCGCCTCCGTCAAGGACGGGAAGTGGCCGCCCAAGGATGGCCCGGCCAGCCTGATGCCGGAAATGACCAGCCAGATTGCCATGCCCCTGCCTTTCTCGCCGATGACCTGA
- a CDS encoding FAD-binding protein, whose translation MTDTAAHAPQQQGDFDEVTDLLVIGAGVGGMTAALVGAMRGLEVILCEKTGMVGGNTATSGGTTWVPGTALSREAGAPDSTEDAADFLRHIVGNRGGDSLRAAFLDSGPRAIAEITENSEVRFAAAPAHPDYLDGPGSAYGGRALGPMPFDGRRLGKDFGRVRPPRDVFMGLGGMMVARGEIDPLLKPFASLSNLTTTMKVVGRYARDRLGHSRGTRLLMGNALVGQLFLSLRQREVPIRFDSPLKTLISEGGTVVGAVIDTANGPRRIRARKGVVLATGGIGWNKELRARFFPPEVSPASQMDPSISGDGISTAERDLGAAVDSGGDSAGLWMPCSILKNADGTTSVWPHILLDRAKPGLIAVGADGRRFVNESLSYHDFCMGMINAGQSAAWLVVDSRFIRRYGLGLVLPGGRGLRGLLRKGYLTEAPSLADLAERIDIDPASLAESVAANNRYSETGTDEDFGRGSSTMSRFNGDPERGPNPCIGPIAEGPFYALKVVAMDLAGAGGLQTDETGTVLRPDGSKISGLYACGNDAATIFRGTYPGPGTTIGPAMVFGWRIASHAAGTL comes from the coding sequence ATGACAGACACCGCCGCACACGCCCCGCAACAACAGGGCGATTTCGACGAAGTAACCGACCTGTTGGTGATCGGCGCAGGGGTTGGCGGCATGACCGCTGCACTCGTCGGCGCAATGCGCGGCCTCGAGGTGATTCTCTGCGAGAAGACCGGAATGGTGGGCGGCAACACCGCAACCTCCGGCGGCACCACATGGGTGCCGGGCACCGCGCTCAGCCGAGAGGCGGGCGCCCCCGACAGCACCGAGGACGCCGCCGATTTCCTGCGCCACATCGTCGGCAACCGGGGCGGCGATTCGCTGCGGGCGGCCTTTCTGGACTCCGGCCCGCGGGCGATTGCCGAGATCACCGAGAACTCCGAAGTCCGCTTCGCCGCCGCACCGGCGCACCCCGATTACCTCGACGGCCCGGGCTCTGCCTATGGTGGCCGGGCGCTTGGCCCGATGCCCTTCGACGGTCGGCGGCTCGGGAAGGACTTTGGCCGGGTACGCCCGCCGCGTGACGTGTTCATGGGGCTTGGCGGCATGATGGTGGCCCGAGGGGAGATCGACCCGCTGCTGAAACCCTTCGCGAGCCTCTCCAACCTGACCACCACGATGAAGGTCGTGGGCCGCTACGCCCGCGACCGGCTCGGCCACAGCCGGGGCACGCGTCTGCTGATGGGCAATGCCCTGGTGGGCCAGCTCTTTCTGAGCCTGCGGCAGCGCGAGGTGCCGATCCGGTTCGACAGCCCGCTGAAGACTTTGATCAGCGAAGGCGGAACGGTGGTGGGCGCCGTGATCGACACGGCAAATGGCCCGCGCCGGATCCGGGCCCGCAAGGGCGTGGTCCTCGCGACTGGCGGGATCGGCTGGAACAAGGAGCTGCGCGCGCGTTTCTTTCCGCCCGAAGTCTCCCCCGCCTCGCAGATGGATCCCTCGATCTCGGGCGACGGCATCTCGACTGCCGAGAGAGATCTTGGCGCGGCGGTCGACAGTGGTGGCGACAGCGCCGGCCTCTGGATGCCCTGCTCGATCCTGAAGAACGCCGACGGCACAACCTCGGTCTGGCCACATATCCTGCTCGACCGGGCCAAGCCCGGGCTGATCGCGGTCGGCGCCGACGGGCGCCGCTTTGTGAACGAGAGCCTCAGCTACCACGACTTCTGCATGGGAATGATCAACGCCGGGCAAAGCGCGGCATGGCTGGTCGTGGATTCCCGCTTCATCCGCCGCTATGGCCTCGGCCTGGTGCTACCGGGCGGGCGGGGGCTGCGGGGTCTGCTGCGCAAGGGCTACCTGACGGAAGCACCCTCGCTTGCCGATCTGGCCGAACGGATCGACATCGACCCCGCAAGCCTTGCGGAGAGTGTTGCCGCCAACAACCGCTATTCGGAAACCGGAACTGACGAGGACTTCGGCCGGGGCAGCTCGACCATGAGCCGGTTCAACGGCGATCCCGAACGCGGGCCAAATCCCTGTATCGGCCCCATAGCCGAGGGCCCTTTCTATGCGCTGAAGGTCGTGGCGATGGACCTCGCCGGGGCGGGCGGGCTCCAGACCGACGAAACCGGCACCGTCCTGCGACCCGACGGCAGCAAAATTTCCGGCCTCTATGCCTGCGGCAACGATGCGGCGACGATCTTTCGCGGCACCTACCCCGGGCCGGGCACAACCATCGGGCCTGCAATGGTGTTCGGCTGGCGGATCGCCAGCCATGCTGCGGGCACGCTCTGA
- a CDS encoding SDR family NAD(P)-dependent oxidoreductase, with translation MSTAMLSGTVMVIGGGHGGIGQAIAEKAVANGATVMIWDLSPGAQREGQHAIACDLTSEEAVQAAFDETVSRFGKIHSLVNCAGITGPTAPVERYALADWQRVFAINLTSAFLTSRAVAGHMREAGYGRIVNLASIAGKEGNANQSAYSASKAAMIGLTKSQGKELATSGVLVNCIAPAIIETELIFQMPEEQRAAVLAKVPMGRAGKPAEIAELAIWLASDRCSFTTGATFDASGGRATY, from the coding sequence ATGAGCACAGCCATGCTTTCCGGCACCGTCATGGTGATCGGCGGGGGCCATGGAGGCATCGGTCAGGCGATTGCCGAGAAGGCCGTTGCCAATGGCGCGACCGTAATGATCTGGGATCTGAGCCCCGGTGCCCAGCGAGAGGGGCAGCACGCCATTGCCTGCGACCTCACGTCTGAGGAGGCTGTGCAGGCCGCCTTCGACGAAACGGTCTCGCGGTTCGGGAAGATCCATAGCCTCGTCAATTGCGCGGGAATCACGGGGCCCACAGCCCCGGTAGAACGCTATGCTCTGGCTGACTGGCAACGTGTCTTCGCAATCAACCTGACCAGTGCCTTCCTGACCAGCCGTGCCGTCGCCGGGCATATGCGCGAAGCCGGATACGGGCGCATCGTCAACCTCGCTTCGATTGCGGGCAAGGAGGGCAACGCGAACCAGTCGGCCTATTCGGCCTCCAAGGCTGCGATGATCGGGCTCACGAAATCGCAGGGCAAGGAGCTGGCCACCTCAGGGGTGCTGGTCAACTGCATCGCACCGGCGATCATCGAGACCGAGCTGATTTTCCAGATGCCCGAAGAGCAGCGGGCGGCCGTGCTGGCCAAGGTGCCGATGGGGCGTGCCGGGAAGCCCGCCGAGATTGCGGAGCTGGCCATCTGGCTGGCATCTGATCGCTGCTCCTTCACCACCGGGGCGACTTTCGACGCCTCCGGCGGGCGCGCGACATACTGA
- a CDS encoding IclR family transcriptional regulator: protein MSSVLEKSFAIIELLVEHPEGLPVSAIAQATAQPASGVHRTLQELTRLGYVRQAQAHGDYGLTIRMPALGLGFLGRAGITDVAQPVLDRLAAESGELIRLSIVDDDCLTWVAVAQGGTRGLRYDPGQEQGVVVHLASSAGGQAWLSTMSEDEALMRVSRQGVVRADENAGSKAPQTLSELMTRLAETRERGYSVAIDSYLVGMAAMAVPVRYRGGETVVGCLSIAGPTARLDPEWMAAHAEMLKAAAAELGDAALGFKYFHHNLGLISKAAE, encoded by the coding sequence ATGAGCAGCGTTCTCGAAAAATCCTTCGCCATCATCGAACTGCTTGTGGAGCACCCGGAAGGCCTGCCGGTCTCTGCCATTGCACAGGCGACCGCACAGCCCGCCAGCGGGGTGCACCGTACGCTGCAGGAACTGACCCGGCTGGGCTACGTGCGGCAGGCGCAGGCGCATGGAGACTACGGGCTGACGATCCGCATGCCTGCCCTTGGGCTCGGCTTTCTGGGGCGAGCGGGCATCACCGACGTGGCCCAGCCGGTGCTCGACCGTCTTGCTGCCGAGAGTGGCGAGTTGATTCGGCTCTCCATCGTCGATGACGATTGCCTGACCTGGGTGGCCGTGGCGCAGGGTGGTACTCGCGGGCTTCGCTATGACCCGGGGCAGGAGCAAGGCGTCGTTGTGCATCTGGCCAGTTCGGCCGGGGGACAGGCCTGGCTATCGACAATGAGCGAGGATGAGGCGCTGATGCGCGTCAGCCGTCAGGGCGTGGTTCGTGCCGACGAAAACGCAGGCAGCAAGGCCCCGCAAACTCTGTCGGAGTTGATGACCCGCCTCGCCGAAACGCGGGAGCGTGGCTACTCGGTTGCGATCGACAGCTACCTCGTGGGCATGGCCGCCATGGCCGTTCCGGTGCGCTACCGGGGTGGCGAAACCGTGGTCGGGTGCCTCTCCATCGCCGGGCCGACCGCCCGGCTCGATCCGGAGTGGATGGCCGCCCATGCAGAGATGCTGAAGGCGGCCGCCGCCGAACTGGGCGATGCGGCGCTGGGCTTCAAATACTTCCACCACAATCTCGGCCTGATCTCCAAAGCTGCCGAGTAA